Proteins encoded together in one Thermoplasmata archaeon window:
- a CDS encoding helix-hairpin-helix domain-containing protein has product MSPNTSTDLAAFPRAMPTNAEVAEAFREIADLLDVLGERFKPEAYRRASRSLESLTEDLSAIARRDELRTIPGVGEAIEEKIRELLKTGRIAYRDRLRQEVPPGVLELLRLPGLGPKTARRFWTELGVEGPAELAAAIDAGKLEGMKGFGPTKIGQIRAALAAAGGGTASARMPIEEAYPIAAGLLAGLRASRTATAVEIAGSFRRSRETVGDLDVLATSAAPERVFDAFSGLPEVRTVRLRGGTKETVELTNGLQVDLRVVEPAAFGAALLYFTGSKDHNVHLRSIARDRGLKINEYGIFRGDERIGGRTEAEMYAALRLTWIPPELREDRGEIEAAAKGPLPELVAPGDLAGELHAHLPADAGGREVEALVAAARRSHLAYLGVVVGSADADGSVTTVAPPALARLASAGGRGLTVGRALEVGPGGVPAAGSGLRYDYLIVRPLASALGPPSADLAAPAPALVAHVEVGPSASGWIDWARRHAAAIEVGPGPERLDSSGARAAREAGVALHVPTGIDRGKDDPSGPVAIGFARRAGAGKADVRNAQARSNVTRSWAASRPA; this is encoded by the coding sequence GTGAGCCCGAACACCTCAACCGACCTCGCCGCGTTCCCGCGGGCGATGCCGACGAACGCCGAGGTCGCGGAGGCGTTCCGGGAGATCGCGGACCTCCTCGACGTCCTCGGCGAGCGGTTCAAGCCCGAGGCGTACCGGCGGGCGTCGCGGTCGCTCGAGAGCCTGACCGAGGACCTCTCCGCGATCGCCCGGCGCGACGAGCTGCGGACGATCCCCGGCGTGGGCGAGGCGATCGAGGAGAAGATCCGCGAGCTGCTCAAGACCGGCCGAATCGCCTACCGCGATCGGCTTCGCCAGGAGGTGCCCCCCGGAGTGCTCGAGCTACTGCGGCTCCCGGGCCTCGGTCCGAAGACCGCGCGACGCTTCTGGACCGAGCTCGGGGTCGAAGGACCCGCCGAGCTCGCGGCCGCGATCGACGCGGGGAAGCTCGAGGGGATGAAAGGGTTCGGGCCGACGAAGATCGGCCAGATCCGCGCGGCGCTCGCGGCCGCTGGCGGGGGGACCGCTTCGGCCCGGATGCCGATCGAGGAGGCCTATCCCATCGCGGCGGGCCTGCTCGCCGGTCTCCGGGCGTCGCGGACCGCGACCGCGGTCGAGATCGCGGGAAGCTTCCGCCGCTCTCGCGAGACGGTCGGCGACCTCGACGTGCTCGCCACGAGCGCGGCGCCGGAGCGTGTGTTCGACGCGTTCTCGGGCCTTCCGGAGGTCCGAACCGTGCGCCTGCGCGGTGGGACGAAGGAGACCGTGGAGCTCACGAACGGTCTCCAGGTCGACCTGCGCGTCGTCGAGCCCGCGGCGTTCGGGGCCGCGCTCCTCTACTTCACCGGCTCCAAGGACCACAACGTCCACCTCCGCTCGATCGCCCGGGATCGGGGGCTCAAGATCAACGAGTACGGGATCTTCCGCGGGGACGAGCGGATCGGCGGCCGGACGGAGGCGGAGATGTACGCCGCCCTGCGGCTCACGTGGATCCCGCCCGAGCTGCGGGAGGATCGGGGCGAGATCGAGGCGGCGGCCAAGGGCCCGCTCCCCGAGCTCGTCGCCCCCGGCGACCTCGCCGGCGAGCTCCACGCGCATCTTCCCGCCGACGCCGGCGGCCGGGAGGTGGAGGCGCTCGTGGCCGCCGCTCGCCGATCGCATCTCGCGTACCTCGGCGTCGTGGTCGGGTCGGCGGACGCCGACGGTTCCGTGACCACCGTCGCCCCGCCCGCGCTGGCCCGGCTCGCCTCCGCCGGAGGCCGGGGGCTGACGGTCGGCCGTGCGCTCGAGGTCGGGCCGGGGGGCGTCCCCGCCGCCGGCTCCGGGCTCCGCTACGACTACCTCATCGTGCGGCCGCTCGCCAGCGCCCTCGGGCCGCCGAGCGCGGACCTCGCCGCGCCGGCGCCGGCGCTGGTCGCGCACGTGGAGGTCGGGCCCTCGGCCTCCGGCTGGATCGACTGGGCGCGGCGCCACGCGGCCGCGATCGAGGTCGGGCCGGGGCCCGAGCGGCTCGACTCCTCGGGTGCCCGCGCGGCGCGCGAGGCGGGGGTCGCGCTCCACGTCCCGACCGGGATCGACCGCGGGAAGGACGACCCGAGCGGCCCGGTCGCGATCGGTTTCGCCCGCCGGGCCGGCGCCGGAAAGGCGGACGTGCGCAACGCGCAGGCCCGGTCGAACGTCACGCGGTCTTGGGCGGCGTCACGACCGGCGTGA